The following are from one region of the Vitis riparia cultivar Riparia Gloire de Montpellier isolate 1030 chromosome 14, EGFV_Vit.rip_1.0, whole genome shotgun sequence genome:
- the LOC117930764 gene encoding sugar transporter ERD6-like 5 isoform X3: MVKESIEEGQLSSPLIVADKPCENGCSGDGHEGMGGSSATSVLVLSTLIAVCGSYVFGTAVGYSSPTESGIMDELGLSLAEYSLFGSILTIGAMLGAIVSGRIADLIGRRGAMGFSEVFCIMGWLAVVFSKDAWWLDFGRLSIGCGMGLLSYVVPVYIAEITPKNLRGGFTTVHQLMICCGSSITFLLGTLVNWRILALIGTIPCLIQIVGLPFIPESPRWLARSGRWQDCEDALQRLRGEGAIISQEAAEIKDYSETLQRLSEATILDLFQWTYARSLIVGVGLMVLQQFGGVNAIVFYASAIFVSAGFSGRVGSIAMVAVQIPMTTLGTILMDKSGRRPLLLASAAGTCLGCFFVGISFLLQLGMSRAFKGGRS; the protein is encoded by the exons ATGGTGAAGGAAAGCATAGAGGAAGGGCAATTATCCAGTCCTTTGATTGTTGCAGATAAGCCCTGTGAAAATGGCTGCAGTGGTGATGGTCATGAGGGGATGGGTGGCTCCTCTGCTACATCTGTTCTTGTTCTCAGCACCTTGATAGCTGTTTGTGGTTCATATGTTTTTGGGACAGCG GTGGGTTATTCATCACCTACTGAGTCTGGGATCATGGATGAGTTAGGCCTCTCTTTGGCTGAG TACTCGCTTTTTGGTTCAATATTGACAATTGGAGCAATGTTAGGTGCAATAGTAAGTGGGAGGATAGCTGATCTCATTGGTCGGAGAGGC GCAATGGGATTTTCAGAGGTGTTCTGCATCATGGGTTGGCTTGCAGTAGTATTCTCAAAg GATGCTTGGTGGCTTGACTTTGGAAGACTGTCAATAGGATGTGGAATGGGACTTCTTTCTTATGTG GTACCTGTATACATAGCAGAAATAACTCCCAAGAATCTCCGAGGAGGGTTTACAACAGTTCATCAG TTGATGATATGTTGCGGCTCATCAATAACATTTCTCTTGGGTACTCTTGTCAACTGGCGAATCTTGGCTCTTATTG GAACAATTCCATGCCTAATACAAATTGTAGGATTACCCTTCATTCCAGAATCTCCTAGGTGGCTG GCCAGGTCTGGTAGATGGCAAGATTGTGAGGATGCTCTACAGCGTCTAAGAGGAGAGGGTGCAATTATTTCTCAAGAGGCAGCTGAGATTAAA GATTATTCAGAAACCCTCCAGCGGCTTTCTGAAGCTACAATTCTTGATTTGTTCCAGTGGACTTATGCCCGTTCACTCATT GTTGGAGTTGGGCTGATGGTACTGCAACAATTTGGAGGTGTTAATGCGATTGTATTTTATGCCAGTGCTATTTTCGTATCTGCTG GCTTTTCAGGTCGTGTTGGAAGTATAGCCATGGTTGCTGTTCAG ATTCCAATGACTACATTGGGCACAATTTTAATGGATAAATCTGGACGACGGCCACTTCTGTTG GCCTCGGCAGCAGGGACATGCTTGGGTTGCTTCTTTGTAGGAATTTCATTCTTATTGCAG CTTGGCATGAGCAGGGCCTTCAAGGGTGGAAGGAGTTAG
- the LOC117930591 gene encoding F-box/kelch-repeat protein At1g57790-like has translation MDGEKRKRSGGFNRLGTIVPVDRKRGGKSRTKSASWSDLPQDILLLMLERLHLVDRIRFRVVCKNWLLAPIHYIQPDSLPWMMKYSFVDPTICLLSEPSRKLPYILIDERAWSLLSDATVCASRFGWVLFSKMVYELCNVTFYYVYNPLTKEIISLPRFKWQRAQRHKYLPEKQATFSSVPTSPDCVFIVAHICDREEIFISTYSKGDTEWETRDVTPPHPCFFPNYRMVYMEGTFYCYSEEGALSSFNVATQEWSLLTECNSKNFWDWSYVGGMLYFLAYGGHLCLVELRELEFNVDMPECNIYRFDWLDRVWKKMESLEGGAIFLGKFSFGISEGEQTKMVANRVYYFSWQSYSHRFLIYGSEERKPAGKGEKSESQDTIYYATLAGMDVSQWIWMEPPLLMSSGGQ, from the coding sequence ATGGACggagagaagagaaaaaggagTGGAGGGTTCAATCGTCTTGGCACCATTGTTCCAGTTGACAGGAAGAGAGGTGGTAAGAGTAGGACAAAAAGCGCGTCATGGTCGGATCTTCCTCAAGATATACTATTACTAATGCTGGAACGATTACACCTAGTTGATCGAATCCGCTTCCGTGTGGTATGCAAGAATTGGCTGCTAGCACCTATTCATTACATTCAACCTGATAGTTTGCCATGGATGATGAAGTATTCGTTTGTGGATCCTACCATATGCTTGCTCTCTGAACCTTCTCGCAAACTGCCTTACATTCTGATAGACGAAAGGGCGTGGAGCTTGCTGTCCGATGCAACTGTCTGTGCTTCAAGATTTGGTTGGGTCCTTTTTTCCAAAATGGTTTATGAGCTTTGTAATGTTACTTTCTATTATGTCTATAATCCTCTCACCAAAGAGATTATATCTCTGCCCAGATTTAAGTGGCAACGAGCGCAAAGACATAAATATCTTCCGGAAAAGCAGGCCACCTTCTCGTCCGTTCCAACTTCTCCTGATTGTGTGTTCATTGTGGCACATATTTGTGACAGGGAAGAAATCTTCATCAGCACATACTCCAAAGGGGATACAGAATGGGAGACTCGTGACGTTACTCCTCCGCATCCATGCTTTTTCCCTAATTACCGTATGGTCTACATGGAGGGAACCTTTTATTGTTATAGTGAAGAGGGAGCGCTGTCATCCTTCAATGTTGCTACCCAAGAGTGGAGTCTATTGACTGAATGCAATTCGAAGAACTTCTGGGACTGGAGTTATGTTGGGGGGATGTTGTACTTTCTTGCATATGGTGGACATCTGTGTCTAGTAGAACTCAGAGAACTTGAATTTAACGTCGATATGCCCGAGTGCAATATATATAGATTTGATTGGTTGGATAGGGTTTGGAAAAAGATGGAAAGCTTGGAAGGTGGAGCAATATTCCTTGGCAAGTTTtcgtttggaatttcagaaggAGAGCAAACAAAAATGGTTGCGAACAGGGTCTACTATTTCTCTTGGCAATCATATTCACATAGGTTCCTAATCTATGGGTCGGAGGAAAGAAAGCCTGCAGGTAAGGGAGAAAAGTCCGAGTCACAGGATACAATATATTATGCTACTCTTGCAGGTATGGATGTGAGTCAATGGATCTGGATGGAACCTCCTCTGTTAATGTCTTCGGGAGGTCAATGA
- the LOC117930764 gene encoding sugar transporter ERD6-like 5 isoform X2 yields MVKESIEEGQLSSPLIVADKPCENGCSGDGHEGMGGSSATSVLVLSTLIAVCGSYVFGTAYSLFGSILTIGAMLGAIVSGRIADLIGRRGAMGFSEVFCIMGWLAVVFSKDAWWLDFGRLSIGCGMGLLSYVVPVYIAEITPKNLRGGFTTVHQLMICCGSSITFLLGTLVNWRILALIGTIPCLIQIVGLPFIPESPRWLARSGRWQDCEDALQRLRGEGAIISQEAAEIKDYSETLQRLSEATILDLFQWTYARSLIVGVGLMVLQQFGGVNAIVFYASAIFVSAGFSGRVGSIAMVAVQIPMTTLGTILMDKSGRRPLLLASAAGTCLGCFFVGISFLLQGLQGWKELGPIFALLGVLIYDGAFSLGMGGIPWVIMSEIFPINMKGSAGSLVTLVSWLGSWIISYAFNFLMKWSSAGTFFIFSSICGITVLFVAKLVPETKGRTLEEIQASMNPLSTKDIHSIS; encoded by the exons ATGGTGAAGGAAAGCATAGAGGAAGGGCAATTATCCAGTCCTTTGATTGTTGCAGATAAGCCCTGTGAAAATGGCTGCAGTGGTGATGGTCATGAGGGGATGGGTGGCTCCTCTGCTACATCTGTTCTTGTTCTCAGCACCTTGATAGCTGTTTGTGGTTCATATGTTTTTGGGACAGCG TACTCGCTTTTTGGTTCAATATTGACAATTGGAGCAATGTTAGGTGCAATAGTAAGTGGGAGGATAGCTGATCTCATTGGTCGGAGAGGC GCAATGGGATTTTCAGAGGTGTTCTGCATCATGGGTTGGCTTGCAGTAGTATTCTCAAAg GATGCTTGGTGGCTTGACTTTGGAAGACTGTCAATAGGATGTGGAATGGGACTTCTTTCTTATGTG GTACCTGTATACATAGCAGAAATAACTCCCAAGAATCTCCGAGGAGGGTTTACAACAGTTCATCAG TTGATGATATGTTGCGGCTCATCAATAACATTTCTCTTGGGTACTCTTGTCAACTGGCGAATCTTGGCTCTTATTG GAACAATTCCATGCCTAATACAAATTGTAGGATTACCCTTCATTCCAGAATCTCCTAGGTGGCTG GCCAGGTCTGGTAGATGGCAAGATTGTGAGGATGCTCTACAGCGTCTAAGAGGAGAGGGTGCAATTATTTCTCAAGAGGCAGCTGAGATTAAA GATTATTCAGAAACCCTCCAGCGGCTTTCTGAAGCTACAATTCTTGATTTGTTCCAGTGGACTTATGCCCGTTCACTCATT GTTGGAGTTGGGCTGATGGTACTGCAACAATTTGGAGGTGTTAATGCGATTGTATTTTATGCCAGTGCTATTTTCGTATCTGCTG GCTTTTCAGGTCGTGTTGGAAGTATAGCCATGGTTGCTGTTCAG ATTCCAATGACTACATTGGGCACAATTTTAATGGATAAATCTGGACGACGGCCACTTCTGTTG GCCTCGGCAGCAGGGACATGCTTGGGTTGCTTCTTTGTAGGAATTTCATTCTTATTGCAG GGCCTTCAAGGGTGGAAGGAGTTAGGACCAATTTTTGCACTTCTTGGTGTGCTG ATATATGACGGAGCTTTCTCATTAGGCATGGGAGGAATTCCATGGGTTATTATGTCAGAG ATATTTCCTATAAACATGAAGGGTTCAGCAGGAAGCCTTGTGACACTGGTCAGCTGGCTTGGTTCTTGGATTATTTCATATGCTTTTAACTTCCTAATGAAATGGAGCTCAGCAG GAACCTTCTTCATATTCTCAAGCATATGTGGCATAACTGTTCTGTTTGTTGCCAAGCTGGTACCAGAGACCAAGGGGCGAACACTTGAAGAAATACAAGCATCAATGAATCCCTTATCAACAAAAGATATACATAGCATATCATAA
- the LOC117930764 gene encoding sugar transporter ERD6-like 5 isoform X1: MVKESIEEGQLSSPLIVADKPCENGCSGDGHEGMGGSSATSVLVLSTLIAVCGSYVFGTAVGYSSPTESGIMDELGLSLAEYSLFGSILTIGAMLGAIVSGRIADLIGRRGAMGFSEVFCIMGWLAVVFSKDAWWLDFGRLSIGCGMGLLSYVVPVYIAEITPKNLRGGFTTVHQLMICCGSSITFLLGTLVNWRILALIGTIPCLIQIVGLPFIPESPRWLARSGRWQDCEDALQRLRGEGAIISQEAAEIKDYSETLQRLSEATILDLFQWTYARSLIVGVGLMVLQQFGGVNAIVFYASAIFVSAGFSGRVGSIAMVAVQIPMTTLGTILMDKSGRRPLLLASAAGTCLGCFFVGISFLLQGLQGWKELGPIFALLGVLIYDGAFSLGMGGIPWVIMSEIFPINMKGSAGSLVTLVSWLGSWIISYAFNFLMKWSSAGTFFIFSSICGITVLFVAKLVPETKGRTLEEIQASMNPLSTKDIHSIS; encoded by the exons ATGGTGAAGGAAAGCATAGAGGAAGGGCAATTATCCAGTCCTTTGATTGTTGCAGATAAGCCCTGTGAAAATGGCTGCAGTGGTGATGGTCATGAGGGGATGGGTGGCTCCTCTGCTACATCTGTTCTTGTTCTCAGCACCTTGATAGCTGTTTGTGGTTCATATGTTTTTGGGACAGCG GTGGGTTATTCATCACCTACTGAGTCTGGGATCATGGATGAGTTAGGCCTCTCTTTGGCTGAG TACTCGCTTTTTGGTTCAATATTGACAATTGGAGCAATGTTAGGTGCAATAGTAAGTGGGAGGATAGCTGATCTCATTGGTCGGAGAGGC GCAATGGGATTTTCAGAGGTGTTCTGCATCATGGGTTGGCTTGCAGTAGTATTCTCAAAg GATGCTTGGTGGCTTGACTTTGGAAGACTGTCAATAGGATGTGGAATGGGACTTCTTTCTTATGTG GTACCTGTATACATAGCAGAAATAACTCCCAAGAATCTCCGAGGAGGGTTTACAACAGTTCATCAG TTGATGATATGTTGCGGCTCATCAATAACATTTCTCTTGGGTACTCTTGTCAACTGGCGAATCTTGGCTCTTATTG GAACAATTCCATGCCTAATACAAATTGTAGGATTACCCTTCATTCCAGAATCTCCTAGGTGGCTG GCCAGGTCTGGTAGATGGCAAGATTGTGAGGATGCTCTACAGCGTCTAAGAGGAGAGGGTGCAATTATTTCTCAAGAGGCAGCTGAGATTAAA GATTATTCAGAAACCCTCCAGCGGCTTTCTGAAGCTACAATTCTTGATTTGTTCCAGTGGACTTATGCCCGTTCACTCATT GTTGGAGTTGGGCTGATGGTACTGCAACAATTTGGAGGTGTTAATGCGATTGTATTTTATGCCAGTGCTATTTTCGTATCTGCTG GCTTTTCAGGTCGTGTTGGAAGTATAGCCATGGTTGCTGTTCAG ATTCCAATGACTACATTGGGCACAATTTTAATGGATAAATCTGGACGACGGCCACTTCTGTTG GCCTCGGCAGCAGGGACATGCTTGGGTTGCTTCTTTGTAGGAATTTCATTCTTATTGCAG GGCCTTCAAGGGTGGAAGGAGTTAGGACCAATTTTTGCACTTCTTGGTGTGCTG ATATATGACGGAGCTTTCTCATTAGGCATGGGAGGAATTCCATGGGTTATTATGTCAGAG ATATTTCCTATAAACATGAAGGGTTCAGCAGGAAGCCTTGTGACACTGGTCAGCTGGCTTGGTTCTTGGATTATTTCATATGCTTTTAACTTCCTAATGAAATGGAGCTCAGCAG GAACCTTCTTCATATTCTCAAGCATATGTGGCATAACTGTTCTGTTTGTTGCCAAGCTGGTACCAGAGACCAAGGGGCGAACACTTGAAGAAATACAAGCATCAATGAATCCCTTATCAACAAAAGATATACATAGCATATCATAA